The following coding sequences lie in one Thalassoglobus polymorphus genomic window:
- the recO gene encoding DNA repair protein RecO: MSTEKTDAIVIRQADFSESSRVLTLFTRDFGKISCLAKGAKRLKSAFEGSLDLLSECRVVFIHKSSSGLDLLTEAQLVKRFKPSPKSLVHLYGGYYIAELLNSLTEEGDPHDELYEAATAALAVLGSEASPDIAIFRFELMTLREIGQLPDFETCTICQLPIILGDRSRFWVSESGLICSRCGNSEYQQTEVQSGAIAVIRKLIESDPAMLSRLTISDQQRRDIRKLLNSVVSAILGRRPKTLKLLGY, from the coding sequence ATGTCAACGGAGAAGACAGATGCGATAGTCATTCGGCAGGCCGATTTCAGTGAATCGAGTCGTGTTCTCACTTTATTTACGCGTGACTTTGGGAAAATTTCCTGCCTGGCAAAAGGGGCAAAGCGGTTGAAAAGTGCCTTTGAAGGCTCACTGGACCTGCTTTCCGAATGCCGGGTCGTCTTCATCCACAAATCGTCTTCCGGCCTCGATCTATTGACGGAAGCCCAGCTTGTCAAACGATTTAAGCCTTCACCGAAAAGTCTGGTTCACTTGTACGGCGGCTACTACATCGCGGAGCTCCTGAATTCGCTCACCGAAGAAGGCGACCCTCATGATGAACTATACGAAGCTGCTACTGCAGCGCTGGCGGTCCTAGGTTCCGAAGCTTCCCCAGACATCGCAATTTTCCGTTTCGAATTGATGACGTTGCGCGAAATTGGGCAACTTCCGGACTTCGAAACCTGCACGATCTGCCAGTTGCCGATAATTCTGGGAGACAGGAGCCGTTTTTGGGTCTCTGAGTCCGGATTGATCTGTTCAAGATGTGGCAATTCAGAGTATCAACAGACTGAGGTTCAATCTGGTGCGATTGCTGTCATTCGAAAGTTGATCGAGAGTGATCCAGCCATGTTGTCCCGACTGACAATCAGTGATCAACAACGGCGAGATATTCGCAAATTGTTAAATTCGGTCGTTTCGGCAATTTTGGGAAGACGTCCCAAAACACTGAAGCTCCTCGGGTATTAG
- a CDS encoding ankyrin repeat domain-containing protein, with the protein MSTNSLQLKQASFDGDIDTVRQLLDAGADPNSMDEYGSGTLLTFHPEIIQFLLARGADPDIQTNEAGGPVLIGLTHGDHLECIQLLLESGANPNRACSITGETALHGAVTNKELDRTQLVKLLLDHGADPNAKTKPGVTSEAFWRDARTRAETPLHRAAAYLPIHIIEMLITAGADTTIRDINGDSPLSWASWHLRSRDIIDLLNVDKNGNKIA; encoded by the coding sequence ATGTCAACCAATTCGTTACAACTGAAGCAAGCGAGTTTTGACGGCGACATCGACACGGTCCGGCAACTTCTGGATGCCGGTGCTGATCCGAACTCCATGGACGAATACGGTTCAGGAACTCTACTCACCTTTCACCCGGAAATTATTCAATTCTTGCTGGCACGCGGAGCTGATCCCGACATCCAAACGAATGAAGCGGGAGGACCTGTCTTAATAGGTTTGACGCACGGTGATCATTTGGAATGTATTCAGTTGCTGCTTGAATCGGGTGCAAATCCAAATCGTGCCTGCTCCATCACCGGAGAAACCGCGCTCCACGGAGCAGTCACGAACAAAGAACTTGACCGTACTCAGCTTGTGAAATTACTGCTCGATCATGGCGCTGACCCAAACGCGAAAACCAAACCAGGTGTGACGAGCGAAGCATTCTGGCGCGATGCAAGAACTCGCGCCGAGACTCCCTTGCATCGGGCTGCTGCCTACTTGCCAATTCATATCATTGAGATGCTGATCACTGCTGGAGCAGACACAACAATTCGCGATATCAATGGTGATTCTCCATTAAGCTGGGCAAGCTGGCATCTCCGCAGCCGGGACATTATTGACCTGTTGAATGTCGACAAGAACGGCAACAAGATTGCATAG
- a CDS encoding DUF1559 domain-containing protein, whose product MRTSSKRRPSSGFTLIELLVVIAIIAILVALLLPAVQQAREAARRTSCRNNLKQIGIAIHNYHDVYSQFPNANTGGMSYSSLEGSSLFTSILPMVEQASAYQQYDFNQGNSAPANQEVVGQMLPFYLCPTSPLRRPVPGCDSDNGRAPGNYAVSIGTKDFNQYWSFYGMPRPNLDGAIVYTDSSPGKTKFRDFTDGTSNTIMIGETAYNLPDYVFSSGDCMGQPRYSFTYWSNPFPGSTAATTEYDFNPHDFADDGIFDSNWTRSFRSDHVGGVHFAFADGSVHFLSENIDAGLLDSLATRGGGEVVSDF is encoded by the coding sequence ATGCGCACGTCATCCAAAAGAAGGCCAAGCTCCGGCTTTACGCTTATCGAACTCTTAGTCGTGATTGCGATTATTGCGATTCTCGTCGCTTTACTCTTACCAGCAGTCCAGCAGGCACGAGAAGCTGCTCGGCGAACGAGCTGTCGAAATAACCTCAAGCAGATCGGGATTGCGATACACAACTATCACGATGTGTACTCCCAGTTCCCCAACGCTAACACCGGGGGGATGAGCTATTCCAGTCTTGAGGGATCAAGCCTGTTCACAAGTATCTTGCCAATGGTTGAGCAAGCGAGTGCTTACCAGCAATATGATTTCAACCAGGGGAACTCAGCCCCTGCCAATCAAGAAGTTGTAGGGCAGATGCTTCCCTTTTATCTTTGCCCGACATCACCATTGCGACGGCCAGTTCCAGGCTGCGATTCCGACAATGGGCGAGCCCCTGGGAACTATGCGGTTTCGATCGGGACAAAGGATTTCAATCAGTACTGGTCCTTTTACGGAATGCCTCGCCCAAATTTAGATGGGGCAATTGTTTATACTGACAGTTCTCCAGGAAAAACGAAGTTTCGAGATTTCACGGATGGAACCAGCAACACCATCATGATCGGCGAGACAGCGTACAACCTCCCCGATTACGTATTCAGTTCTGGAGACTGCATGGGACAGCCTCGCTACTCCTTCACTTATTGGTCCAATCCGTTTCCGGGGTCCACAGCTGCGACAACGGAATATGACTTCAACCCACACGACTTCGCTGACGACGGAATTTTCGATAGCAATTGGACACGTTCATTCCGCAGCGATCATGTCGGGGGTGTGCATTTCGCATTCGCTGATGGTTCGGTTCACTTCCTCTCAGAGAATATAGACGCTGGTTTGCTCGACAGTCTGGCAACACGAGGCGGAGGGGAGGTCGTCAGTGACTTCTAA
- a CDS encoding Kelch repeat-containing protein, whose protein sequence is MKLLIRQKSLLLLTFILNFQMMSQSAQAHFIWLAPEQGEESNVVEVYFGEDASPDDPEMLKYVSGMKAWAVLDGNKAEELKLEKTKESLSVQLSPTQLQGLVVATHDLGVMDRGDSHFRLKYYAKTGPVAGSKSWKSIDCSKQLQFDVIPEKTSEGVLLHVLFNGKAVEGSEVKASGPGLDEFEGTTGESGTILIPVKESGLFSIRAKHVEAKPGTLEGKEYPETRHYTTLALRVPSDSSKSLGKNLQPIKKPVTSFGGAILDGNLYVYGGHMGGAHSYSHDAQGHTLEQLNLKTGEWKSIAEGPGLQGLALVSDGKRLYRIGGFTAKNAEGEDHDLWSQDSVAAYNLEKKAWEELPALPEPRSSFDAAVLDGKIYVVGGWAMAGDAESVWHETAWVLDPNADSPKWSKLPAPPFQRRALALAAHDGKIYAIGGMQKEGGPTRKVDVFDPATGKWSSISEILGEDGMTGFGSSAFATGGNLYVTTIKGDLQRLAEDGKSWELLRETPTPRFFHRMLPVDENHLLVVGGASMEIGKFDEVEILEVQ, encoded by the coding sequence ATGAAGCTGCTCATTAGACAAAAGTCTCTCTTACTCCTTACCTTCATTCTTAACTTTCAAATGATGTCTCAATCCGCACAGGCTCATTTCATTTGGCTCGCACCTGAACAGGGGGAAGAGTCGAATGTTGTTGAAGTCTACTTTGGAGAAGACGCCTCACCTGACGACCCGGAAATGCTGAAATATGTTTCCGGCATGAAAGCCTGGGCGGTTTTAGATGGGAACAAGGCAGAGGAACTCAAGCTCGAAAAGACAAAAGAAAGTCTTTCTGTTCAGTTGAGCCCAACTCAGTTGCAGGGGCTTGTTGTCGCAACTCACGATTTGGGTGTCATGGACCGTGGTGATAGCCATTTTCGTCTGAAGTATTACGCAAAAACTGGTCCCGTGGCTGGAAGCAAGTCTTGGAAATCAATTGATTGCTCCAAGCAACTTCAGTTCGATGTCATCCCTGAAAAAACTTCGGAAGGGGTCTTGCTTCATGTTCTCTTTAACGGAAAAGCTGTCGAAGGAAGTGAAGTGAAAGCGAGTGGTCCGGGACTCGACGAATTCGAAGGAACGACTGGAGAGTCCGGAACAATTTTGATTCCTGTCAAAGAGTCCGGCCTGTTTTCAATTCGAGCCAAGCATGTCGAAGCTAAACCGGGAACACTGGAAGGAAAAGAGTATCCTGAAACTCGACACTACACCACATTAGCATTACGAGTGCCGTCCGACTCTTCGAAGTCACTTGGAAAGAACCTTCAGCCAATCAAGAAACCCGTGACGAGTTTTGGTGGTGCAATCCTTGACGGGAACTTGTACGTGTACGGTGGTCATATGGGTGGAGCTCATTCTTATTCTCACGATGCACAAGGACATACGCTCGAACAACTCAACTTGAAGACTGGAGAATGGAAGAGCATCGCGGAAGGCCCAGGTCTACAAGGTTTGGCACTGGTCTCTGACGGAAAACGGCTTTACCGAATCGGTGGATTCACTGCAAAAAATGCTGAGGGTGAAGATCACGATTTGTGGTCGCAAGATTCGGTCGCTGCTTACAATTTGGAGAAAAAAGCCTGGGAAGAACTGCCCGCGTTGCCAGAGCCTCGTTCTTCATTTGATGCTGCTGTCTTGGATGGAAAAATCTACGTAGTCGGTGGATGGGCGATGGCTGGCGATGCCGAGAGCGTTTGGCATGAAACAGCTTGGGTGCTTGATCCGAACGCCGATTCTCCAAAGTGGTCCAAGTTGCCAGCTCCACCGTTCCAACGCCGAGCATTGGCCTTGGCTGCCCATGACGGAAAAATTTATGCAATCGGCGGAATGCAGAAGGAAGGTGGCCCGACCCGCAAAGTTGATGTCTTTGATCCAGCTACCGGTAAGTGGTCATCGATTTCGGAAATTCTCGGTGAAGACGGGATGACAGGATTCGGATCATCGGCCTTTGCAACCGGTGGAAACTTGTACGTCACGACAATCAAAGGTGACCTGCAACGGCTCGCTGAAGATGGGAAATCCTGGGAATTGCTTCGAGAAACTCCCACCCCACGTTTCTTCCATCGCATGCTGCCGGTTGACGAGAACCATCTTCTCGTTGTCGGCGGAGCGAGTATGGAAATCGGAAAGTTTGACGAAGTTGAGATCTTAGAGGTTCAATAA
- a CDS encoding outer membrane protein assembly factor BamB family protein gives MQKILQHRSGDHRVLCGTVALSVTLFTCLIFLTDQAANAADEWTSFQNGGEINFDEQELGFSAEWSVATSGYGQSSPLVWKDQVYITSVSGPNKEQCLVTAFDIATGKELWQYETTNATPQENNNYISKAAPSPVVDERGIICFFEGGNLFSLSHSGEIQWQRNLVEEYGPIDARHGLSASLEQRSESAFVWVERQTDPYVLAINKKTGENLWKVPGLGVTSWASPRVIPVKGGEHLVLSGIGKLAGFDLQSGERLWDFDDISGNSTPTPMPVGEGTFLIGATVGRGESESGRAADSNGLISVQQSDAGVWSAAYVWHSKRATSSFSSPFCSGDYCYFTNRTGVLYCLDKMTGEEQYAKRVGGSLWATPIVLSQKILLPLKDGKLTTVASGPKFKLFETAELFSDEPSEEPAEKAEDGPPGGGNTLYAAVLTGQRVIARSGDRLFSVKIQKGVSQ, from the coding sequence TTGCAAAAGATATTGCAACATCGAAGCGGCGATCATCGAGTCCTCTGCGGAACGGTTGCCCTCAGCGTCACATTGTTTACCTGTTTGATTTTCTTGACGGATCAAGCAGCGAATGCCGCTGATGAATGGACATCGTTTCAAAATGGTGGAGAGATCAATTTTGATGAACAAGAACTCGGCTTCTCCGCTGAGTGGTCGGTTGCGACTTCTGGTTACGGACAATCAAGTCCACTTGTCTGGAAAGATCAAGTTTACATTACTTCGGTATCCGGGCCGAATAAAGAACAGTGCCTGGTGACGGCGTTCGATATTGCCACTGGCAAAGAGCTTTGGCAGTATGAAACGACGAACGCCACGCCTCAGGAAAACAACAACTACATCAGCAAGGCAGCTCCGTCTCCGGTTGTTGATGAACGAGGAATTATCTGTTTTTTCGAAGGTGGCAACTTGTTCTCGTTGTCTCACTCAGGTGAGATTCAATGGCAACGAAATCTGGTTGAAGAGTATGGTCCCATTGACGCACGGCATGGTTTGTCTGCCTCGTTAGAACAGAGAAGCGAATCTGCCTTCGTCTGGGTTGAACGGCAAACCGATCCGTACGTGTTAGCGATTAATAAAAAGACTGGTGAGAATCTGTGGAAGGTTCCCGGCCTTGGCGTTACAAGCTGGGCAAGTCCCCGGGTGATCCCAGTGAAAGGTGGCGAACACCTTGTGCTCAGCGGGATTGGGAAACTCGCCGGTTTTGATTTGCAATCGGGAGAACGGTTGTGGGATTTCGATGACATTTCCGGGAACTCGACGCCGACCCCGATGCCGGTTGGGGAAGGAACTTTTCTGATCGGTGCAACAGTCGGTCGAGGGGAATCAGAGTCGGGCCGGGCTGCCGATTCCAACGGACTCATTTCGGTTCAACAATCGGATGCAGGAGTTTGGTCCGCAGCTTATGTGTGGCATTCAAAGCGAGCGACCAGTTCTTTCAGCTCTCCGTTCTGTTCTGGAGATTACTGCTACTTCACCAATCGGACCGGAGTTCTGTATTGTCTCGACAAGATGACCGGAGAAGAGCAATACGCGAAGCGGGTCGGTGGAAGTCTTTGGGCAACGCCGATTGTTCTCTCACAGAAAATTCTTCTGCCTTTAAAAGATGGAAAGCTTACCACTGTCGCATCGGGGCCGAAGTTCAAGTTATTTGAGACAGCAGAGCTGTTTTCGGATGAACCGTCTGAGGAGCCTGCAGAGAAAGCTGAAGATGGTCCACCGGGTGGAGGAAATACGTTGTACGCAGCGGTCTTGACTGGCCAAAGAGTGATAGCTCGTTCCGGGGACCGCTTGTTTAGCGTGAAGATCCAGAAAGGCGTCTCGCAGTAA
- a CDS encoding peptidoglycan recognition protein family protein, with protein MTACTDHIRTSTCVAFYAIHLMAICGCAESPQKKQQEVSSASTVIEEQTYLETDEPVRTWKYLVIHHTATSSGSVESIDQAHSLRRDASGNPWRGIGYHFLIGNGNGMEDGEVQATFRWRDQLSGAHAGDRQFNNFGIGICLVGNFEETGPTPAQVKAVSELISQLKYQFRITEEQILKHGDLKATACPGRLFPFRKIASIPPAGPQLVEGGKRSRFVPLESKHTEGIHNVAAIQRSRSKQRPSTKSQTDGTR; from the coding sequence ATGACAGCTTGCACAGACCATATCAGGACATCAACATGTGTCGCATTTTATGCGATTCACTTGATGGCAATATGTGGATGTGCAGAATCACCCCAGAAGAAACAACAGGAGGTTTCTTCAGCTTCGACTGTCATCGAAGAACAGACCTATCTTGAAACAGATGAACCGGTTCGGACCTGGAAATACCTCGTCATTCACCATACAGCAACGAGCTCCGGGAGTGTCGAGTCCATTGATCAGGCACATTCACTGCGTCGCGATGCCTCTGGCAACCCGTGGCGCGGAATCGGGTATCATTTCCTGATCGGAAATGGAAACGGTATGGAAGATGGTGAAGTTCAGGCGACGTTTCGTTGGCGTGACCAATTGAGCGGAGCACATGCAGGAGATCGACAATTTAACAATTTCGGGATCGGCATTTGCTTGGTCGGAAACTTCGAAGAGACTGGCCCCACACCTGCACAGGTGAAAGCGGTCAGCGAACTCATCAGCCAGCTGAAGTACCAGTTTAGAATTACAGAAGAACAGATTTTGAAACATGGTGACCTGAAGGCCACCGCATGCCCGGGACGGCTGTTTCCATTTCGAAAAATTGCCTCAATCCCCCCTGCAGGACCGCAGTTGGTGGAGGGAGGGAAAAGGAGTCGATTCGTTCCTCTCGAATCGAAACACACGGAGGGTATTCATAATGTGGCAGCGATCCAACGGTCGAGATCAAAACAACGTCCATCAACCAAAAGTCAAACCGATGGGACTCGTTGA
- a CDS encoding secondary thiamine-phosphate synthase enzyme YjbQ: MPWIQKQISLPSYSRGFHIVTRHVVEAIPEIREIQVGLLHVFIKHTSASLTINENADPDVLVDMESSVNAIVPENFPYVHTCEGPDDMPAHVKASMMGSSVSIPISNGQLNLGTWQGIYLCEHRNHGGARKLVLTLQGE, translated from the coding sequence ATGCCCTGGATTCAGAAACAGATTTCACTTCCGAGTTACTCCCGAGGTTTTCATATTGTCACTCGACATGTCGTGGAGGCGATTCCTGAAATTCGAGAGATTCAGGTTGGGCTGCTGCATGTCTTCATCAAGCATACGTCTGCATCGTTGACAATTAATGAGAATGCCGATCCCGATGTGCTGGTTGATATGGAGTCATCGGTGAATGCCATCGTCCCGGAGAACTTTCCGTATGTGCATACCTGCGAAGGACCGGACGACATGCCCGCACATGTCAAAGCGTCGATGATGGGAAGCTCCGTCAGTATTCCGATTTCAAACGGACAGCTCAACCTGGGAACGTGGCAAGGTATCTACTTATGCGAACACCGTAACCACGGCGGTGCCAGAAAACTTGTCCTCACACTTCAGGGCGAGTAA
- a CDS encoding potassium channel family protein, with amino-acid sequence MDVKKQSHETLRLATDLYMFAWTIGLLWSYFTILREVTLQPSRFDIHSMSGETILALAIPVIRMYEVFSSNASLHLKAVYKRREPMRALVNVLWHYGEVVIAFASFFLIAIWSTGESFRMPPQGELFLQPLYFSFVTITTLGYGDYSPEQPIGQCLVVFEVFLGMVLLVVVLQKVLGIVGNEK; translated from the coding sequence GTGGATGTCAAAAAGCAGAGTCACGAAACATTGCGACTCGCGACTGACCTGTACATGTTTGCGTGGACAATTGGATTGTTGTGGTCTTACTTTACGATTTTGCGTGAGGTCACTCTTCAGCCATCGCGCTTTGATATTCATTCCATGTCGGGAGAGACAATCCTCGCTTTGGCGATCCCTGTGATTCGGATGTACGAGGTCTTTTCATCGAACGCCTCGCTCCATTTAAAAGCTGTCTACAAAAGACGAGAGCCGATGCGGGCTTTGGTGAATGTGCTTTGGCACTATGGTGAAGTCGTCATTGCATTCGCTTCTTTCTTTCTGATCGCAATCTGGTCCACAGGCGAAAGCTTTCGGATGCCTCCCCAAGGCGAGTTGTTCCTTCAACCGCTTTATTTCAGTTTTGTGACGATCACGACTCTTGGATATGGCGACTATTCTCCTGAGCAGCCGATCGGGCAATGTCTTGTTGTTTTTGAAGTTTTTCTCGGAATGGTTCTGCTCGTTGTCGTGTTGCAGAAGGTACTTGGGATCGTTGGCAACGAAAAATAG
- a CDS encoding VIT domain-containing protein → MRSLAYAVCLVASSAGALLTPGALQAQGVLVITNENIRLPRPTPRPQPISYSLDEVVVEATLKNQLADVQVSQTFRNSGTGTIQAQFVFPLPYDGAIDAMTLLVNGKELPAKLMKADEARDRYQSIVRSQKDPALLEWVGTGMFQTSVFPIPAGESRTVSIHYSQLLRKDHELTEFLFPLSTAKYTSTSVKKVRVQLAIESDTNIKNIYSPTHDVSIQRPTGKRATVKYEKQNIVPSSDFRLFYDAKPGDVSAKLLTYRPERDEDGYFLLLATPEIKADKDKKQSKTVIFVVDKSGSMAGKKIEQARDAAKFILNNLHEGDLFNIVSYDSKVQSFLPELEVFDKRSRQEALAYVDSLFAGGGTNIHEALTTALSGLQDKSQPSYVLFMTDGRPTSGETKEALIAEAARQANGVRARVMSFGVGYDVNSRLLDRISSDHHGLSEYVRPDQDIEEHVAKVFNRISSPVMTNVKISYEFDKSKPGKPVNRVYPGGDVDLFEGEQLVIVGRYREFGAAKIQLTGTVQEKEETLSFEGKFTKKVGNSSNSFIEKLWATRRIGEIIDELDLKGKNEELVNELVMLSTKHGILTPYTSFLADETVRPELASSSNRRLTTSNLSDLEEAEGRGGFLQRGIKQRFKNANNSASDASESLRTLDEFKSRPASGGTLSGPAPGRSLSRQQPSSPLPPNGGGAGFGSSAQVNSPTSETAPVDYQKIVRKAGTQTVYKRGKLLVTPETASLDLEKEEDKAKVIEIKRYSKEYFELTDANSTAENEVLTLQEEDEELLVKFRGKIYLIK, encoded by the coding sequence ATGAGATCATTAGCTTATGCGGTTTGTCTGGTCGCGAGTTCGGCTGGAGCGTTGTTGACTCCCGGGGCTTTGCAGGCACAAGGAGTGCTCGTTATTACGAACGAAAACATTCGGCTTCCCCGTCCGACACCGCGCCCGCAGCCGATTTCTTATTCTCTGGATGAAGTGGTCGTCGAAGCGACGCTGAAGAATCAGCTGGCAGATGTGCAGGTCTCGCAAACCTTTCGAAACTCTGGAACGGGGACGATTCAGGCACAGTTCGTGTTCCCTCTTCCATATGATGGAGCGATTGATGCAATGACTCTGCTGGTCAACGGAAAAGAATTGCCTGCGAAGCTGATGAAAGCAGACGAAGCCCGCGATCGGTATCAGTCAATTGTTCGCTCTCAGAAAGATCCCGCTCTACTTGAATGGGTCGGCACGGGCATGTTTCAAACAAGCGTCTTTCCCATCCCGGCAGGGGAGTCCAGAACTGTTTCGATTCATTACAGCCAACTTCTTCGTAAAGATCATGAGTTGACGGAATTCCTGTTCCCTCTCAGCACAGCGAAATACACATCGACTTCGGTCAAGAAAGTACGTGTCCAACTCGCAATCGAAAGTGACACGAACATCAAGAACATTTACAGCCCGACTCACGATGTGAGCATTCAACGTCCCACCGGGAAAAGGGCAACTGTCAAGTATGAGAAACAGAACATCGTCCCGAGCTCGGACTTCAGATTGTTTTATGACGCAAAGCCGGGGGATGTCAGTGCGAAGTTGTTGACCTATCGCCCAGAGAGGGATGAGGATGGCTATTTCCTGCTTTTGGCGACGCCGGAAATTAAAGCGGATAAAGATAAGAAGCAGTCGAAGACAGTCATCTTCGTTGTCGACAAATCAGGCAGCATGGCCGGAAAGAAAATCGAGCAGGCTCGTGACGCAGCCAAGTTTATTCTCAATAACCTGCATGAGGGAGATCTCTTTAACATCGTCTCTTACGACAGCAAGGTGCAATCGTTTTTGCCAGAGTTGGAGGTCTTCGACAAACGTTCGCGCCAAGAGGCCCTGGCGTATGTGGATTCTCTTTTTGCTGGCGGTGGAACAAACATTCATGAAGCACTGACTACGGCGCTCTCTGGGTTGCAAGACAAATCACAACCGAGCTACGTCCTGTTTATGACTGACGGGCGACCAACATCAGGTGAGACCAAAGAAGCTTTGATCGCAGAGGCTGCCCGCCAGGCAAACGGAGTCCGTGCTCGCGTGATGAGTTTCGGTGTAGGGTACGATGTGAACAGTCGTCTGCTGGACCGGATCTCGAGTGACCATCATGGCCTGAGTGAATATGTTCGGCCTGATCAGGATATCGAAGAGCATGTTGCGAAGGTCTTCAATCGCATCAGTTCGCCAGTGATGACGAATGTGAAGATCTCTTATGAGTTCGATAAGTCCAAGCCGGGAAAACCGGTCAATCGGGTTTATCCAGGTGGAGATGTTGACCTGTTCGAAGGAGAACAGCTGGTGATCGTGGGCCGCTATCGAGAGTTTGGGGCTGCCAAAATTCAACTGACGGGAACTGTTCAAGAGAAAGAGGAGACGCTGAGTTTCGAGGGCAAATTCACCAAGAAGGTTGGAAATTCTTCGAATTCGTTTATCGAAAAGCTCTGGGCAACGCGGCGGATTGGGGAGATCATCGATGAACTCGATCTCAAAGGGAAGAATGAAGAACTCGTCAATGAACTGGTGATGCTCTCGACGAAACATGGCATTCTTACGCCGTACACTTCATTTCTGGCTGATGAAACGGTCCGGCCAGAATTGGCCTCGAGCAGTAATCGCAGACTGACGACTTCAAATTTGAGTGATTTGGAAGAGGCTGAGGGACGTGGAGGATTCCTGCAGCGAGGGATCAAGCAACGATTCAAAAACGCAAATAACTCTGCTTCCGACGCTTCTGAGTCGCTGCGAACTCTTGACGAATTCAAATCCCGACCTGCCTCCGGAGGAACGTTATCGGGGCCGGCTCCCGGACGTTCATTGTCTCGGCAGCAGCCTTCGAGCCCGTTACCTCCGAACGGCGGCGGTGCTGGATTTGGCAGTAGCGCTCAAGTGAATAGCCCAACTTCTGAAACAGCACCTGTGGACTATCAAAAAATCGTTCGCAAGGCAGGGACGCAAACTGTCTACAAACGTGGCAAGTTGCTGGTGACTCCGGAAACGGCTTCACTCGACCTGGAGAAGGAAGAAGACAAAGCCAAGGTCATCGAGATCAAACGTTATTCGAAAGAGTACTTCGAACTGACCGATGCCAACAGCACCGCAGAAAACGAAGTGCTGACGCTTCAGGAAGAGGACGAAGAATTACTCGTCAAATTTCGCGGGAAGATTTACCTCATCAAGTGA
- a CDS encoding HIT domain-containing protein, producing the protein MNSSDFNLHPQLVADCHLLGQFKECIVLLRRNAVVPWFILVPVTDAVDLLDLPTAQLGRVMEECSKIGKFVRDHFGSPKLNFGAIGNLVPQMHLHVIGRSPDDSCWPSPVWGNLSESRDYDVNAIAEITHALDSRFGLRG; encoded by the coding sequence ATGAATTCCAGTGATTTCAACCTTCATCCGCAGCTTGTGGCTGACTGTCATTTATTGGGGCAGTTCAAAGAATGCATTGTGCTGCTGCGTCGGAATGCGGTTGTTCCGTGGTTCATTCTTGTTCCGGTAACTGATGCAGTTGATCTTCTCGATTTGCCGACCGCGCAGTTGGGGCGAGTGATGGAAGAGTGCTCAAAGATCGGGAAGTTCGTCCGTGATCATTTTGGTTCTCCCAAGTTGAATTTCGGTGCGATCGGAAATCTCGTCCCACAAATGCACTTGCATGTCATTGGACGGTCACCGGACGATTCGTGTTGGCCAAGCCCTGTTTGGGGGAATTTGAGCGAGTCCAGAGATTACGATGTGAATGCAATTGCCGAAATTACGCACGCTTTGGATTCTCGATTCGGCTTAAGGGGCTGA